In the genome of Streptomyces sp. NBC_00433, the window CGGGTGGGTGAAGGTCAGGCAGATGCTGGTCGAGGAGACGGTCGCCGGGTCGGCGGCGAGGAAGCGTACGTAGGGGTGGTCGACCACCCACGCGGCGACCGCGTCCAGATTCCGCCGGGAGCGGGCCAGCATCTCCGGCAGCCCGCCGATGCGTTCGCACCAGTCCAGTGACGCCAGGACGTCCTCGACGGCGAGCATCGAGGGCGAGTTGATGAAGAAGCCGTCGAAGACGTCGTCCAGCAGCCGCCCTTCGCGGGCGATACGGAAGAGCTTCGGCATCGGGCGGTCGGGCCGGTAGACCGCGAGGCGTTCGACGGCCGCCGGGGACAGGGCGAGCATCCCGTGGGCGCCTTCGCCGCCGAGCGCCTTCTGCCAGGACCAGGTGACCGCGTCGAGCTTCGTGAAGTCGACGTCCATGCCGAAGACCGCCGAGGTCGCGTCGCACAGGGTCAGCCCGTCGCGGACCTGCGGGATCCACTGGGCGTCGGGCACGCGGACGCCCGACGTGGTGCCGTTCCAGGGGAAGACGACGTCGTGGCCGAAGTCGACCCGCCGCAGGTCGGGCAGGCGCCCGTAGTCGGCCAGGTGGACGGTCACCTCCGGCAGGCCCAACTGCTCGGCCACGTCGGTCAGCCAGGTGTAGCCGAAGTTCTCCCAGCAGCACACGTCGACCGCTTTGTGGCCGAGCAGATTCCACATCGCGGTCTCGATCGCGCCGGTGTCGGAGCCGGGCACGACCGCCAGCCGGTAGCCGGGCGGCAGCCCGAGCACCTGCGCGGAGCGCGCGATCACCTCCCGCAGCCGCGCCCGCCCTTCGGGGTGGCGGTGGGAGCGCCCGACGAAGGCGCCTTTGAGGTCGCCGGGGTCCCACCCGGGTCGTTTGGCGCACGGCCCGGACGAGAACCATGGCCGCTCGGGCTTGAGTTGGGGCTTCCGCGCACGCAATGGTGGCCCTTCCCTGGCTGTCGTGCCGCTGCTCAGCGGCTGAGGCTGACGTAGTGGCGGCGCGTGCCCCGGTACGCCATCCGGCCGTGCTGCACGACCTGGTTGTCCAGCACCAGCAGGTCGCCGGGGATCATCCGTACCGCCTTGGTGGTACGCCACAGCGCCCCGCGCAGGAAGGAGACCTCGTCCTCCTCGAAGGGCATCCCGTCACCGTACGTGGTCGTCGCCGGGTAGTCCCGCGCGGGCAGGTCGGCGGCGAAGTCGGGGTGGGAGCGCCAGTAGGAGCAGTGCAGTTCGGTCACCTGGTTGAACCACAGCTCCTCGCCGGTCTCGGGGTGCGCGGCGAAGGCCTCGCGGCGGTAGTGGTAGCGCAGGACGTCGTCGACGCCCCACTCGAAGGCGTAGCCGGACTCCGCGAGGTGGTCCGCCAGTTCGGCGCGGTCGGTCGTGCCGAAGGTGTCGGCCCAACCCGTGGCGCCGGGGCCGGACTCCTTGGCGAGGGTGCGGTGGTAGCGCACTCCGCGTGCGCGGAAGGCCTCTTTGATGTCCGGCGGGATGGCCGCGGCGGTCTCGCGGATGTCGTTGACGGGGACCTCGCCGCCGCTGGGGGCGGCGGCCTCGCAGAAGAAGAAGATGCGGCGCGGGAAGTGGGGCAGGTAGGCCATCTCGTTGTGCGGCGACAGGGTGATCCGGGAGTCCTCCTCGCTCGCCTTGAGGGCCACGTCGGAGTCGTTCTTGCGTACGGCGATGCCGCCGCGGTAGCCCAGGCCCTCGTAGCCCAGGCCGGTGACGAGCCGCTCGAAGCCCGGCCGGTCGGTGAGCGGCAGGCCGCGTACCAATACGCCGCCGCTGAGCGGGAGTTCCGCGTCCACGACCTCGCGGACCGCGCCCGCGAGCAGGTCGTCGGCGACGTCGTCGGGGGCGTCGGCCTCCAGGACCGGGATCATCCCGCCGGCGTCGGCTATCCGCTCGGGGAAGCTGGGGTGGGCGGAGCCGGCCAGGAAGGGGCGGTTCCTGATCGGCAGGCTGAAGGGGGTGCAGGGGTCGGCGAGTCGGAAGCGCGGGGCGCCGGTGCGGGCGCTCACCGTACGTCCCCGGTCGCCTGGGGGTGGCCGCGCAGGACGCATATCTCGTGGTAGACCGGCGCGGACGGGTCGGTGTCCAGCAGCGCCTTGGCCTGCCGGGCGGACAGCCGGCAGCGGCCCGCGGGGTCGGCGTAGAACTCGCAGCGGACGTCCTGCTCGTAGCCGGTGCCGCGCATCGCGGCCTCCAGGGCGACGAAGAAGGAGATATCGGTGCCCGCGTGCTGGCGCACGATGCGCGAGGCGAGTTCCTCGGTCCGGTAGCCGTAGGAGCGGAAGACCTGCACCAGGGTCGCCTTGCCGATCCGGCAGCCGAGGTTGAGCACCACCTCCGCGCGCGGCGCGACCGCCTTGAGCCGGGTGAGCAGCGCCTCGATCAGGCCCATGCCTACCGAGTTGAAGGGGTGGTCGTCGAAGGCGGCCCAGGGGTAGTAGTGGGCGACGTGGTCCTCGCCGCGGTCGCCGGCGTGGGCCGCCGTCTTCAACTGGGCGGTGCGGAATTGCGCGTACATCGGGTCGTAGGGGTCGGGCACCTGTGGCAGGCACGCCACCACCACGTCGGCCGCGGCGGCCTCGGTGACGGCCTCGTGGACGTCGAGCAGGCTCACCGGGCCGTGCACCGGCCGGAAGCGGTCGGCGAGTTCGGGCGCGGCGGCGGTGAGCAGCGCGTGCGCCACCACCGGCAGCCTGGGGTCCAGGTCGCTGCCCGCCACCAGTGCCGCGGCGCAGTCCCGCAGCATGAACAGCACGTTGGCGCCGCTGCCGACGCCCACTTCGTAGACCCGGCGGCCGCTGAGCCCGGCCCTTTCCAGCCCGGCCTGGAAGGCCAGCGTCCAGGGGTCGGTGGGGTCGAAGGCGTAGTCGGGCACCGCCTCGGGGGCGTCGAGCTGCAAGGGCCCCGTGGCGGGGCGGTCGTTGACCAGATGCATGTCCGGGATTCCTCCGTGTGGGCGCGGTCGGCCGCGCGGTTGTGGCGTGAGTGAGATCGGCGGGGGTCCTGCG includes:
- a CDS encoding phosphoserine transaminase yields the protein MRARKPQLKPERPWFSSGPCAKRPGWDPGDLKGAFVGRSHRHPEGRARLREVIARSAQVLGLPPGYRLAVVPGSDTGAIETAMWNLLGHKAVDVCCWENFGYTWLTDVAEQLGLPEVTVHLADYGRLPDLRRVDFGHDVVFPWNGTTSGVRVPDAQWIPQVRDGLTLCDATSAVFGMDVDFTKLDAVTWSWQKALGGEGAHGMLALSPAAVERLAVYRPDRPMPKLFRIAREGRLLDDVFDGFFINSPSMLAVEDVLASLDWCERIGGLPEMLARSRRNLDAVAAWVVDHPYVRFLAADPATVSSTSICLTFTHPELDKLPRQERMRFTTRLCERIEAEGAGYDIAGHREAPPGVRIWGGPTVDTDDIALLLPWIDWAFAETLEEYV
- a CDS encoding TauD/TfdA family dioxygenase, whose product is MSARTGAPRFRLADPCTPFSLPIRNRPFLAGSAHPSFPERIADAGGMIPVLEADAPDDVADDLLAGAVREVVDAELPLSGGVLVRGLPLTDRPGFERLVTGLGYEGLGYRGGIAVRKNDSDVALKASEEDSRITLSPHNEMAYLPHFPRRIFFFCEAAAPSGGEVPVNDIRETAAAIPPDIKEAFRARGVRYHRTLAKESGPGATGWADTFGTTDRAELADHLAESGYAFEWGVDDVLRYHYRREAFAAHPETGEELWFNQVTELHCSYWRSHPDFAADLPARDYPATTTYGDGMPFEEDEVSFLRGALWRTTKAVRMIPGDLLVLDNQVVQHGRMAYRGTRRHYVSLSR
- a CDS encoding class I SAM-dependent methyltransferase, whose translation is MHLVNDRPATGPLQLDAPEAVPDYAFDPTDPWTLAFQAGLERAGLSGRRVYEVGVGSGANVLFMLRDCAAALVAGSDLDPRLPVVAHALLTAAAPELADRFRPVHGPVSLLDVHEAVTEAAAADVVVACLPQVPDPYDPMYAQFRTAQLKTAAHAGDRGEDHVAHYYPWAAFDDHPFNSVGMGLIEALLTRLKAVAPRAEVVLNLGCRIGKATLVQVFRSYGYRTEELASRIVRQHAGTDISFFVALEAAMRGTGYEQDVRCEFYADPAGRCRLSARQAKALLDTDPSAPVYHEICVLRGHPQATGDVR